In Selenomonas sp. TAMA-11512, a genomic segment contains:
- a CDS encoding glycosyltransferase: MDRNAVRISACYIVKDEEENIVRSIASLRDGVDEVIVVDTGSTDGTIEVMKTLEREIGCSLHHFSWCDDFAAARNYALERTTGDWVIFLDADEYLTEETRGNLRSTIRKYGEHDGLLFPMVHVDEDGAILGEDVVLRAFRKTPETRYRGRIHEEIIKGGQPLRKIHTLRKDELCLYHTGYAASISRRKAERNVRMLLEEMARDDEKTHYYHYLADAYYGLENEAEALRYARLDVALGPQPRTNPASSYRILLHYAKSAGEKRIILEQAIRDYPREASFHADFSETTAYLLDFPNAIQSMKKAISLYQKQGGMPKALHSLATMHILQWKSILAQAKSIRVSACCITKNAEQDIERWLEETAIYADERIVVDTGSTDGTLDALQREKESSEKARRSPLHIHRIVWQDDFAAAKNYALERATGEWIVFLDTDEYFKTPTLVRPYIAMMSLRDESPEAIHLPLINIDEDRGNQEIDRMFAIRILRRKDSIRYYGRLHEQPQKKGGEMDLYREQDRLPILHLGYSTGRMKRKLKRNFDILQKEIAEIGEQPHHWRYLAESWYGFGEYEKSLSYAIKALTEGAKSIGSESDMYRRAIASMHKLNRPLEEIQAFVEKAINVFPDLPDFYGELSIILMQRGKKEEALAAVRRAMSAAEVNSSKEASSFAAQKPILLALLEELEGASRAVKGDGTVETTEEIAARVNHLAKQLLVVLAERLVRGERLEDLRLEAQLLPENLKSLLPCIEEGALTASHGDAYRAMSSCVKEIGSPVLQERYQALEAREEEGA, translated from the coding sequence ATGGATAGAAATGCAGTTCGAATATCGGCGTGCTATATTGTAAAAGATGAAGAGGAAAACATTGTCCGCTCGATCGCCTCGCTTCGTGACGGCGTCGATGAAGTCATCGTCGTGGATACGGGCTCGACGGATGGGACAATCGAGGTAATGAAAACGCTGGAGAGAGAGATAGGATGCAGCCTCCATCACTTCTCTTGGTGCGATGACTTCGCCGCGGCGAGAAATTATGCTCTGGAGCGGACGACCGGCGATTGGGTGATCTTCCTCGACGCGGATGAATACCTTACGGAGGAGACGAGAGGGAATCTGCGCTCAACAATCAGGAAGTATGGAGAGCATGACGGACTGCTCTTTCCGATGGTGCATGTGGACGAGGACGGGGCGATCCTGGGTGAGGATGTTGTGCTGCGCGCTTTTCGAAAGACTCCGGAGACACGGTATCGGGGCAGAATACATGAAGAGATTATCAAAGGGGGACAGCCGCTGCGGAAGATTCACACGCTCCGAAAGGATGAACTGTGCCTGTATCATACGGGCTACGCAGCGAGCATATCTCGGAGAAAGGCGGAGCGCAATGTCCGGATGCTGCTTGAAGAGATGGCGCGGGATGATGAGAAGACGCATTACTATCACTATCTGGCGGATGCCTACTACGGCTTGGAAAATGAGGCGGAGGCTCTCCGATACGCGCGGCTCGATGTGGCGCTGGGACCGCAGCCGCGGACGAATCCGGCGAGCAGCTATCGCATCCTCCTGCATTACGCCAAGAGCGCGGGTGAAAAGAGAATAATCCTGGAGCAGGCGATACGGGACTACCCGAGGGAGGCATCCTTTCACGCGGATTTTTCGGAGACGACCGCCTATCTGCTCGATTTTCCCAATGCGATACAGTCGATGAAAAAAGCAATCTCCCTCTATCAGAAGCAGGGCGGCATGCCTAAAGCACTCCACTCCCTTGCGACAATGCACATCCTGCAGTGGAAAAGCATCCTGGCGCAAGCGAAGTCAATCCGCGTCTCCGCGTGCTGCATCACAAAGAATGCGGAGCAGGATATCGAACGATGGCTGGAAGAGACAGCAATCTACGCCGATGAGCGCATCGTTGTCGATACGGGCTCAACGGACGGGACATTGGATGCGCTGCAGAGAGAAAAGGAATCGTCTGAGAAGGCGCGGAGGTCTCCGCTGCACATCCATCGCATCGTGTGGCAGGATGATTTCGCCGCGGCGAAGAACTATGCGCTGGAGCGGGCAACGGGCGAATGGATTGTATTTCTTGACACGGATGAATACTTCAAGACGCCGACGCTCGTCCGTCCGTATATCGCCATGATGAGCCTGCGGGACGAATCGCCCGAGGCAATCCACCTACCGCTCATCAACATCGATGAAGACCGTGGCAATCAGGAGATTGACCGCATGTTTGCGATACGTATCCTGCGGAGGAAGGACAGTATCCGCTATTATGGAAGACTCCATGAGCAGCCGCAGAAAAAGGGGGGCGAGATGGATCTCTACAGAGAGCAGGACAGACTTCCGATCCTGCATCTGGGATACTCAACGGGGCGCATGAAGCGCAAGCTGAAGCGAAACTTCGATATCCTGCAGAAGGAGATTGCGGAAATAGGAGAGCAGCCGCACCATTGGCGGTACTTGGCGGAAAGCTGGTATGGCTTCGGGGAATATGAGAAGTCTTTGTCCTATGCGATCAAGGCATTGACAGAAGGGGCAAAGAGCATCGGCTCGGAGAGCGATATGTACCGACGCGCGATTGCCTCCATGCACAAGCTGAACCGTCCGCTGGAGGAGATACAGGCGTTTGTGGAAAAAGCAATCAACGTGTTTCCCGACTTGCCGGATTTCTATGGCGAGCTCAGCATCATCTTAATGCAGCGGGGAAAGAAAGAGGAGGCGCTCGCCGCTGTGCGCCGCGCGATGTCCGCCGCGGAGGTGAACTCCTCGAAAGAAGCGAGTTCTTTTGCCGCGCAGAAGCCGATACTGCTCGCGCTGCTGGAGGAGCTGGAAGGGGCGTCGAGGGCAGTGAAAGGGGACGGCACTGTGGAGACAACGGAAGAGATTGCCGCGCGCGTGAACCATCTCGCGAAGCAGCTTTTGGTCGTGCTGGCAGAGCGTCTCGTGCGCGGGGAGCGCTTGGAGGATCTGCGCTTGGAGGCGCAGCTGCTTCCGGAGAATCTGAAAAGCCTCCTTCCGTGCATCGAGGAGGGTGCATTGACCGC
- a CDS encoding AAA family ATPase, with protein MFRRKILEKLRTWKNEENGKTALLVEGARRVGKSTVVKAFAQQEYESFILIDFSSCAQEIRDLFQDISDLDYFFLQLQLLTGVRLIEGKSLIVFDEVQLFPAARQAIKHLVADCRYAYIETGSLISIKKNVKDILIPSEERKIRMHPMDFEEFLWAIGDDVTIPLLRQLYQDCKPAGDGAHRRIMRSLRLYMLVGGMPQAVDAYLQSNNFEVVDRVKRDILQLYEDDFYKIDETGRLSRLFDAIPAQLHKNDARYKVSSVIAHLRPGNSLELISELIDSRTVLAAYHTSNPSAEMASYLDLKRFKLFLSDTGLFTTLMFKNKAFTENGIYQKLLSDKHSANLGYLYENLAAQMLAAREYDLFYHAFSNSEKIAKNYEVDFLISRKNKMCPIEVKSSGYKRHTSFDVFCRRYSAQIGEKYILCTKDMQKEGDVVFLPIYMTPFL; from the coding sequence ATGTTTCGACGAAAGATTTTGGAGAAGCTGCGGACATGGAAAAATGAAGAGAACGGCAAGACGGCGCTCCTTGTGGAGGGAGCGCGTCGTGTGGGAAAGTCCACGGTTGTTAAGGCGTTTGCGCAGCAGGAATACGAAAGTTTTATTCTGATCGACTTTTCGTCCTGCGCACAGGAAATCCGTGACCTGTTTCAGGACATTTCCGACTTGGACTACTTCTTTCTTCAGCTTCAGCTGCTGACAGGTGTCCGGCTTATCGAGGGGAAATCGCTGATTGTCTTTGACGAGGTGCAGCTTTTTCCGGCGGCTCGCCAAGCGATTAAACACCTTGTGGCTGACTGTCGATACGCGTATATAGAGACGGGATCATTGATTTCCATCAAGAAAAATGTCAAGGACATTTTGATTCCCAGCGAGGAACGAAAGATCCGTATGCATCCGATGGATTTTGAAGAGTTTTTATGGGCAATCGGGGACGATGTCACAATACCGCTGCTGCGACAGCTGTATCAGGACTGCAAGCCCGCCGGAGACGGTGCGCATCGCCGGATCATGCGGTCTCTTCGCCTGTATATGCTCGTCGGAGGTATGCCGCAGGCAGTAGACGCGTATCTGCAGTCGAATAACTTTGAGGTCGTAGACCGGGTGAAACGAGATATATTGCAGCTTTACGAGGACGACTTTTATAAAATTGATGAAACGGGGCGACTCTCACGCCTGTTTGACGCCATCCCTGCGCAGCTGCATAAAAATGATGCGCGCTATAAGGTATCGAGCGTCATAGCGCATCTGCGCCCGGGAAATTCCCTGGAGCTCATTTCGGAGCTGATTGATTCACGAACGGTGCTTGCCGCGTATCATACGAGCAATCCTTCTGCAGAAATGGCTTCTTATCTTGATTTGAAGCGGTTTAAGCTATTTTTGTCCGATACGGGACTCTTTACCACACTGATGTTCAAGAACAAGGCGTTTACAGAAAATGGTATCTATCAGAAGCTGCTCAGTGACAAGCATTCGGCAAATCTCGGCTATCTCTATGAGAACCTCGCTGCGCAGATGCTGGCGGCAAGGGAATATGATCTGTTCTATCACGCGTTTTCGAACAGTGAGAAGATAGCAAAAAACTATGAAGTGGATTTTCTCATATCACGAAAGAATAAAATGTGCCCCATTGAAGTTAAATCCTCAGGGTATAAGAGGCATACTTCGTTTGATGTCTTTTGCCGGAGATATTCCGCGCAGATCGGGGAGAAGTACATCCTGTGCACAAAGGATATGCAAAAGGAGGGGGATGTCGTATTTCTTCCCATTTACATGACGCCGTTTCTTTGA
- a CDS encoding flagellin: protein MAMVVKNNMSAINTLNTLNKNQSALSKSLEKVSSGMKINGAVDDASGYAISERMRVQIRSLDQDNQNTQNGNSMMKVAEGAVSSTVEILKTLKEKVINAANDTNTDADRATIQKELDQSIDQINDNAAITFNGKYLVDGSHNQKIDTATVSSFTNQSLATDTSGTTKFTEMKDRTGRSLNILSSDTITVSFTHQGKTYVTSAKVSTDMTFNKILELANSANTAIAKTAASASSWIGLNASGDSIYTASGASALTIGGTTGGVHNSIGGITFSITDTNGSIKKTTNAYLDDFTETIRAQDTSQDNAMNFQIGTKANQAIRVSMTDMRSEALGLTGSNGATLNISTREKANAAINVLDNAIQKALDQQTSLGSVQMRLNYTSTNLTTSAENVQAAESTIRDADMAKEMTNYTKNNVLMQAAQSMLSQANQTSSGVLSLLQ from the coding sequence ATGGCAATGGTAGTTAAGAACAACATGTCGGCAATCAACACGCTGAACACGTTAAACAAGAATCAGAGCGCTCTCTCCAAGAGCCTTGAGAAAGTCTCTTCGGGCATGAAGATCAACGGCGCTGTCGATGACGCTTCGGGCTATGCTATTTCCGAGCGCATGCGCGTCCAGATTCGCTCCCTCGACCAGGACAACCAGAACACACAGAACGGCAACTCCATGATGAAGGTTGCCGAGGGTGCCGTTTCCTCGACGGTTGAGATCCTGAAGACCCTTAAAGAGAAGGTCATCAACGCGGCGAACGACACGAACACCGACGCGGACCGTGCAACGATTCAGAAGGAGCTCGACCAGAGCATCGACCAGATCAACGACAACGCTGCCATCACGTTCAACGGCAAGTACCTCGTTGACGGTTCGCACAACCAGAAGATCGACACGGCAACGGTTTCGTCCTTCACGAACCAGTCCCTCGCCACAGATACGTCTGGTACGACGAAGTTCACGGAGATGAAGGATCGTACGGGCCGCAGCCTGAACATCCTTTCGAGCGATACGATCACGGTTTCCTTTACGCATCAGGGCAAGACGTATGTCACGAGCGCGAAGGTCTCCACGGATATGACCTTTAATAAGATCCTTGAACTGGCTAATTCGGCCAATACTGCGATTGCAAAGACTGCCGCTTCCGCCAGCTCGTGGATCGGACTCAACGCATCCGGCGATTCCATCTACACGGCATCCGGCGCATCGGCTCTTACAATTGGCGGTACGACGGGCGGCGTCCACAACTCCATCGGCGGCATCACGTTCTCCATCACGGATACAAACGGTTCCATCAAGAAGACGACGAATGCGTACCTCGATGATTTCACCGAGACGATCCGCGCACAGGATACTTCGCAGGATAATGCGATGAACTTCCAGATCGGTACGAAGGCGAACCAGGCAATTCGCGTCAGCATGACGGATATGCGCTCCGAGGCTCTCGGTCTCACAGGTTCGAACGGTGCCACGCTCAACATCTCTACACGTGAGAAAGCAAATGCCGCTATCAACGTTCTTGACAATGCTATCCAGAAGGCTCTCGATCAGCAGACGTCCCTCGGTTCCGTCCAGATGCGCTTGAACTACACATCGACGAACCTGACGACTTCCGCAGAGAATGTCCAGGCAGCAGAGTCCACGATTCGCGATGCGGATATGGCAAAGGAAATGACCAACTACACGAAGAACAATGTTCTCATGCAGGCTGCTCAGTCCATGCTTTCGCAGGCAAATCAGACCAGCTCCGGTGTTCTCAGCCTTCTCCAGTAA
- the fliS gene encoding flagellar export chaperone FliS, producing the protein MPNTAAEAYKRQQIMTATPEALTLMLYNGCLRFMNEGKEHLEKKEWEAANNAILRAEKIITEFRVTLDMQYDIAKQLLPLYNYVYDCLVQANMNSDPQKVDDAYAVIIELRDAWAQAMKKARVEKAEAKAKEEAGAV; encoded by the coding sequence ATGCCCAATACGGCAGCAGAAGCATATAAGAGACAACAGATCATGACCGCTACGCCCGAGGCGCTGACGCTCATGCTCTACAACGGATGCCTGCGCTTTATGAACGAGGGCAAGGAACACCTTGAGAAGAAAGAATGGGAGGCGGCGAACAATGCCATCCTGCGCGCCGAAAAGATCATTACCGAGTTCCGCGTGACGCTCGACATGCAGTACGATATCGCCAAGCAGCTCCTTCCCCTGTACAACTACGTCTACGACTGCCTTGTGCAGGCGAACATGAACAGCGACCCGCAGAAGGTTGACGACGCCTATGCCGTCATCATCGAGCTGCGGGATGCGTGGGCACAGGCGATGAAGAAGGCGCGCGTCGAAAAGGCGGAGGCAAAGGCGAAGGAAGAGGCGGGTGCCGTATGA
- the fliD gene encoding flagellar filament capping protein FliD, producing MAANGIYGLSGSGLDIESLVKVGMMSKQKQYDNMYRAEMKNEWKKTAMNEVYSKLQTFSLSGLTDYKLQSTLNAMSAKSSDESVVTVTANGAAAMTTHRVEVSRLASNASLLSNGTLDRANTSKPKSIELRDFLYASSDSFKMTPAEAASVSPPLDPSKTWYNVGTTATPNYKAGTDVALSFTLYDTANGAAGTDDTHKFTVSFTYDEILEKKQTLNDLAQKIKDATSAGLVSGTDANNKNSVNIYAGYDSTTDSFNMYNKSGGADNVIAFDISTGVTSEEKENAAKLLNALKLASYDTATNSLTNISTFDPTAAVPVTAQSFGGSAGQATIDGKVYTLDSNRVVVAGVQYNFQNTTDVGKSVRVSVSQDTDAVVAKAKKFVEDYNKIIDELNEKYREKVEKDYGPLTDAQKKDMTEEQIEKWEKKAKAGLLYHDTTIGKIISDMRSAISTPIDSISGKYNSAYQIGIETETDQGHLKLDEDKLRKALQADPEAVYKVLAKTDEDDKSSSKGIAHRLSDVLRSGLKAMSNVAGTSAAADDDSTLGALIKMQKERMATFKDMLTAFEKALYKKYDAMEVTLQQMNSLYNGLFSS from the coding sequence ATGGCAGCCAACGGTATTTACGGTCTTTCGGGATCGGGACTGGACATAGAGTCGCTCGTAAAAGTGGGCATGATGTCGAAGCAGAAGCAGTATGACAATATGTACCGGGCGGAAATGAAAAATGAGTGGAAGAAGACCGCGATGAACGAGGTCTACTCCAAGCTGCAGACATTCAGTCTGTCCGGCTTGACCGACTACAAGCTCCAGTCGACGCTGAACGCGATGTCGGCGAAGAGCTCCGACGAGAGCGTTGTCACCGTCACGGCAAACGGCGCGGCGGCTATGACGACACACCGCGTCGAGGTGTCACGACTTGCTTCGAACGCATCCCTTCTGTCGAACGGGACGCTCGATCGCGCGAATACGTCCAAGCCGAAGTCGATCGAGCTCAGAGATTTTCTGTATGCGTCGAGCGACAGCTTCAAGATGACGCCCGCGGAGGCAGCGTCCGTATCCCCGCCGCTCGATCCGTCGAAGACCTGGTACAATGTCGGCACGACGGCGACGCCCAACTACAAGGCGGGCACGGATGTGGCGCTTTCCTTCACCCTGTACGATACGGCGAACGGCGCAGCCGGAACCGACGATACGCACAAGTTCACTGTCTCTTTTACGTACGATGAGATTCTTGAGAAAAAGCAGACGCTCAACGATCTCGCGCAGAAAATCAAAGACGCGACATCGGCAGGCCTCGTCTCCGGCACCGACGCGAACAACAAGAATTCCGTCAACATTTACGCCGGCTATGATTCCACGACCGACTCGTTCAATATGTACAATAAGAGCGGCGGCGCGGACAATGTCATCGCCTTTGACATATCGACGGGAGTGACAAGCGAGGAGAAGGAAAATGCGGCGAAGCTTCTCAATGCGTTGAAATTGGCATCGTATGATACGGCGACGAATTCACTGACCAACATCTCCACATTTGATCCGACGGCCGCCGTCCCCGTGACGGCGCAGTCCTTTGGCGGTTCCGCGGGACAGGCCACGATCGACGGAAAGGTATACACGCTCGACAGCAATCGCGTCGTCGTCGCCGGCGTCCAGTACAACTTCCAGAATACGACCGATGTGGGCAAGTCCGTCCGCGTCTCCGTCAGCCAGGATACGGATGCCGTTGTCGCGAAGGCGAAGAAGTTCGTCGAAGACTACAACAAGATCATCGACGAGCTCAATGAGAAGTACCGCGAGAAGGTGGAGAAGGATTACGGTCCGCTGACAGATGCGCAGAAGAAGGACATGACCGAGGAGCAGATCGAGAAATGGGAGAAAAAGGCGAAGGCGGGTCTCCTCTATCACGACACGACCATCGGCAAGATCATCAGCGATATGCGCAGCGCGATATCGACGCCCATCGATTCCATCAGCGGAAAGTACAACTCCGCCTATCAGATCGGCATCGAGACGGAGACGGATCAGGGACACCTGAAGCTCGATGAGGACAAGCTCCGCAAGGCGCTGCAGGCGGATCCGGAAGCGGTCTACAAGGTGCTCGCGAAAACGGATGAAGATGACAAATCGTCCTCCAAGGGCATCGCCCATCGCCTGTCGGATGTTCTCAGAAGCGGATTGAAGGCCATGTCCAACGTCGCCGGAACATCGGCGGCGGCCGATGACGACAGTACGCTCGGCGCGCTGATCAAGATGCAGAAGGAGCGCATGGCGACATTTAAAGATATGCTCACGGCCTTCGAGAAAGCGCTGTACAAGAAATACGACGCGATGGAAGTCACGCTGCAGCAGATGAACAGCCTTTACAACGGACTCTTCTCGTCATAA
- a CDS encoding flagellar protein FlaG gives MVTRVQDAMNAAAVVHAVELSTSRTADTDTARYSEDSAQQSVQDMTQSAELQQPANAADAKNDPNAQQRQDKKQEEKLDENQVSLLTQELNKIMSRITANLSFEYHKEVNLLSVRMLDRKTGETLKEMPPEKMIENLKRTREWIGTFIDEHA, from the coding sequence ATGGTAACACGAGTACAGGATGCGATGAACGCAGCAGCTGTAGTGCACGCGGTCGAACTTTCCACTTCGCGCACAGCCGATACGGATACGGCACGGTACAGCGAGGACAGCGCGCAGCAGTCCGTGCAGGACATGACGCAGAGCGCGGAGCTGCAGCAGCCGGCGAACGCCGCGGACGCGAAAAACGATCCCAATGCGCAGCAGCGTCAGGATAAAAAGCAGGAGGAGAAGCTCGACGAGAATCAGGTCAGCCTCCTCACACAGGAGCTCAACAAGATTATGAGTCGCATCACGGCGAATCTTTCCTTCGAGTACCACAAGGAGGTCAACCTCCTCTCCGTCCGCATGCTGGACAGGAAGACGGGCGAGACGCTCAAGGAGATGCCGCCGGAGAAGATGATCGAAAACCTCAAGCGCACGCGCGAATGGATCGGCACCTTCATAGACGAGCACGCGTAA
- the csrA gene encoding carbon storage regulator CsrA yields the protein MLVLTRKPHQKIMIGDNITITIADIQGDSIRIAIDAPKSIKIYRGEVYAAIQAENKSAAIPSDMIDLKSVLPKTGK from the coding sequence ATGCTTGTACTGACGAGAAAGCCGCATCAGAAGATCATGATCGGCGACAACATCACCATCACCATTGCGGATATACAGGGCGACAGCATTCGCATCGCCATTGACGCACCGAAGAGCATCAAGATCTATCGCGGTGAGGTATATGCGGCGATTCAGGCGGAGAACAAGAGCGCCGCAATACCGTCCGATATGATCGATTTGAAGTCTGTACTGCCCAAGACAGGGAAGTAA
- the fliW gene encoding flagellar assembly protein FliW → MKTIHTLRFGDIEADEDMFLRFRDGIPAFEEETEFLLVPYDDTPYVFLQSAKTPELAFLAVSPFTFFADYEISIDDETLEELDIQSEEEVAIYSLITMPEGKVETMTANLLAPVIVNNRSLRAKQLVLVDSKYTTKHRLFPEA, encoded by the coding sequence ATGAAGACAATTCACACACTTCGCTTTGGCGATATTGAAGCGGATGAGGATATGTTTCTCAGATTCCGAGACGGAATCCCCGCCTTTGAAGAGGAGACGGAATTCCTGCTCGTCCCCTACGATGATACGCCGTATGTGTTTCTGCAGTCGGCAAAGACCCCGGAGCTTGCCTTCCTGGCGGTTTCGCCCTTTACGTTCTTCGCCGACTACGAGATCTCCATTGATGACGAGACCCTCGAGGAGCTCGACATCCAGAGTGAGGAGGAAGTCGCCATCTACAGCCTCATCACCATGCCGGAGGGCAAGGTCGAGACCATGACGGCAAATCTCCTGGCGCCCGTCATCGTCAACAACCGCTCTCTGCGGGCAAAGCAGCTCGTTCTTGTCGACAGCAAGTACACGACGAAGCATCGGCTGTTTCCCGAAGCGTAA
- a CDS encoding DUF6470 family protein: MLSNMLYLNVHHQLPMIQAHNRLGTLDSHSTPARLTGTNRQAQTHQGVTQVRVECDTYESRKAYGFRNDDDRAREFAQKGFQGVRAGTSSHTQDAWHMIDEGAKPDSRIIYQMDKGKLQTKIMEQKQIDYIAIPRPTFKVTPSEVKGEIDTGDIHMDIETDAFADVSFNKGDLSFDKRIEGEIKMWTSIGHYERYA; this comes from the coding sequence ATGCTGAGCAATATGCTCTATCTGAACGTCCATCACCAACTCCCCATGATTCAGGCGCACAACCGCCTCGGCACGCTCGACAGCCATTCGACGCCCGCTCGCCTCACAGGTACGAACCGGCAGGCGCAGACGCATCAAGGCGTCACACAGGTACGCGTCGAATGCGATACGTATGAGAGCCGCAAGGCGTACGGCTTCCGGAACGATGATGACCGCGCGAGAGAATTCGCGCAAAAGGGCTTCCAAGGTGTCCGAGCCGGGACCTCATCGCACACGCAGGATGCATGGCACATGATCGACGAGGGGGCGAAGCCCGACAGCCGGATCATCTATCAGATGGACAAGGGAAAGCTGCAGACGAAGATCATGGAGCAGAAGCAGATCGATTACATCGCCATCCCCCGTCCGACGTTCAAGGTCACGCCGTCCGAGGTCAAGGGCGAAATCGATACCGGCGACATACATATGGATATAGAGACGGACGCTTTTGCAGATGTTTCATTTAATAAAGGCGACCTAAGTTTCGATAAACGCATAGAAGGCGAGATCAAAATGTGGACGAGCATAGGTCACTATGAGCGATATGCATAG
- a CDS encoding flagellar hook protein: MRVSSFQTVRNYQNQLNRAYEHKTKLMEQADGSKLHRPSDNASEYSKYTRFQVTYDENDQYQKNVDVGRSWMKTSDSAIVGMTDLLASLKERTIAAATDVNGDTDMDAIAKEMLAKIQEIVSLGNQQQGDRYVFSGQADLTQPLVMSETQVNRGVAKTLDDNQKKFFSGVPATGGDLSQMLTLKGDDGNEYYVNTATGDVYDYDFMTKGYKDMMTKYGTEAAARAAGETTRVGNIGAVGISTYFSSEGVHNGTALGQSVTVNGTTVNLSFSTVSQNIVRYNGDFKYISMTKKNGTIEPTADTVNLHAGDLYGTSLFDYPGSGNPQSGTAVINDMLTVHAKVDSSDVKWLTSDGVAVADNAHATVVTSQGKMAARHNVYNSVATMLDTQSAIVLGDITDVSSTDVAKLATQLMQAETLYNMSLSVGARILPPSLADYLS, encoded by the coding sequence ATGCGCGTTTCCAGCTTTCAGACAGTAAGAAACTATCAAAACCAGCTCAATCGAGCGTATGAGCACAAGACAAAGCTCATGGAGCAGGCGGACGGCAGCAAGCTCCACCGTCCTTCCGACAATGCGTCGGAGTACTCGAAGTACACCCGCTTTCAGGTCACATACGATGAAAACGATCAGTACCAGAAGAACGTCGACGTCGGCCGCTCCTGGATGAAGACGTCGGACTCCGCGATCGTCGGCATGACGGATCTCCTGGCAAGCCTCAAGGAGCGCACGATTGCAGCGGCGACCGACGTCAACGGCGACACGGATATGGACGCCATCGCGAAGGAAATGCTCGCCAAAATCCAGGAGATCGTCTCCCTGGGCAATCAGCAGCAGGGCGACCGCTATGTCTTTTCGGGACAGGCCGACCTCACGCAGCCGCTTGTCATGTCGGAGACGCAGGTGAACCGCGGCGTTGCGAAGACGCTCGACGATAATCAGAAGAAGTTCTTCAGCGGTGTGCCGGCAACGGGCGGCGACCTCAGCCAGATGCTCACACTCAAGGGGGACGACGGAAACGAGTACTACGTCAATACGGCGACGGGTGACGTCTACGACTACGACTTCATGACCAAGGGCTACAAAGACATGATGACGAAGTACGGGACGGAAGCGGCGGCCCGTGCCGCGGGCGAGACTACCCGAGTCGGCAATATCGGTGCCGTCGGGATCTCAACGTACTTTTCGAGTGAGGGCGTGCACAACGGGACGGCTCTGGGACAGAGCGTGACGGTGAACGGCACGACCGTCAACCTGTCGTTTTCGACCGTAAGTCAGAACATCGTCCGGTACAACGGAGATTTCAAGTACATCTCGATGACGAAGAAAAACGGCACGATCGAGCCGACGGCGGACACGGTCAACCTGCACGCGGGCGACCTCTACGGAACGAGCCTCTTCGACTATCCCGGCTCGGGCAATCCGCAGTCGGGCACGGCGGTGATCAACGACATGCTGACCGTGCACGCAAAGGTCGACTCGTCCGATGTCAAGTGGCTGACGTCCGACGGCGTGGCCGTCGCGGATAACGCGCACGCGACCGTCGTCACGAGCCAGGGCAAGATGGCGGCAAGGCACAATGTCTACAACTCCGTCGCCACGATGCTCGACACGCAGAGCGCCATTGTGCTGGGAGACATAACGGATGTCTCAAGCACGGATGTCGCCAAGCTTGCGACCCAGCTGATGCAGGCGGAGACGCTTTACAACATGTCGCTTTCCGTGGGAGCGCGTATTCTGCCGCCGTCGCTGGCGGACTATCTGTCCTGA